A part of Biomphalaria glabrata chromosome 3, xgBioGlab47.1, whole genome shotgun sequence genomic DNA contains:
- the LOC106060526 gene encoding LOW QUALITY PROTEIN: vesicle transport through interaction with t-SNAREs homolog 1B-like (The sequence of the model RefSeq protein was modified relative to this genomic sequence to represent the inferred CDS: inserted 1 base in 1 codon; substituted 1 base at 1 genomic stop codon), producing LEERKSLLRKVEKKLEEANLTLHELESEAKLAPVNYRTQMLGKIRHYRNDIEHYSRIMKRGYNAGAGGVDNSGFDREERLESSNXAKLLQGHQSLQRATKSIARSHXDQIGVEIIDELGQQRETLVKTRDRLTETDANLVKSRQILKGMLRRMMIDKMILAVFILIELACLGGVIYWKFFS from the exons ctagaagagagaaagagccTGTTACGAAAGGTTGAAAAGAAACTCGAAGAAGCCAATTTAACT ctTCATGAATTGGAAAGTGAAGCTAAACTTGCGCCCGTGAACTACAGGACTCAGATGCTTGGTAAAATTAGGCATTACAGGAATGATATAGAACATTATTCAAGAATCATG AAACGAGGCTATAATGCAGGAGCTGGTGGGGTTGACAATTCAGGCTTTGATAGAGAAGAG AGACTTGAAAGCTCCAATTGAGCTAAGCTGTTACAGGGGCACCAGTCTCTTCAGAGAGCCACTAAAAGTATTGCAAGGTCAC CAGATCAGATAGGTGTAGAGATTATAGATGAACTGGGTCAGCAGAGAGAAACTCTAGTGAAGACTAGAGATAGG ttgacagaaacagatgccaaTCTTGTTAAAAGTCGACAAATTTTAAAAGGAATGTTAAGGAg AATGATGATAGACAAGATGATCCTTGCTGTGTTTATACTTATTGAGTTAGCATGTCTAGGAGGTGTTATTTATTGGAAGTTTTTCAGCTGA